In Henriciella litoralis, the genomic window GGCCAGGAATAAAAGGTGACCGGACCATCGAATGCCATGTCGTATTTTAGTTGCGCGGCTGAAAATGCAGCATTTCTGAACTTTACATTAAACCCGTGAATGAACACCACGGCGTGGCCTTTGGTATTTTGGCTCTCGCCCAAAAGTTCGCCAACGCGCTTGGCAAACGCCCGTTGGTCTTCGAAATGCTGATGATCAAGTAACGCCTTTTTGCTTCTCAGGTCAGCAGGCCTGACACGGCTTCCGGACCGCACAGCTTCTGTAGCACCTCCGCCAGCCCTGAGATCGTCCTGCCGCGTATCCGGAATCGAGATCCAGACGCGCCCCAGATGGCACGTATTAAAAGTTTTCTGCTCGCCGCGGACGAGCTGAACCGCCGGCTCGCACTGGGTGTCATGAAATTTGGAGTACAAATCCCCAAGATCAAAAACCTTGGACGCATCGTCCGATTTTTCAAATCCGATCCATGCTCGGTTGGTTCCGTACAATACTTCGACACACGTCATGTCAAACTGTTCGGAAAGTGCTTCGCACTGTTGGACCGTGGTATAACCAATACCCGCTGGAACTTCGGAGTATGGTTGCGCACACGCGCCAACAATTATCGCAAGACAGCTCGATATCGTAAAATACAGATTGCGCATGAAGTACCCCCGAGAAGAGTGATCGGGCGATTTCTTCACCTAGAGATTTAAAATAGCACCATAAAAGAAAGGAGTCGAGGAAAGTTCATTGAGCCACAATCAACTTAAGTGGTGACAGACAATCTTGGTCACGCGCACCTGCGGCCGACACTGCAACGTATAATACAGGACTGGCCAACCGCCACCTTAATGATAGTACACTATCTGCAAGTTACGTTGCCCACGCCTCATATCGCTCCGGGAGGAAACCATGCGAGTTTGTCTTTTGCTGGCTGCAGGCCTTGCAGCCCTTCCGGCCTATGCGCACGACGAAGAGATCGAGCGCAAACTGGATTCAGTCACCGTCCACGGTCGCGGCCTTGAACTTATCGGCGAAGCGAAAGCCGCCTCCGAAGGCGTCGTCGGCTATGATGATTTCAAGGACAGGCCGATGTCGCGCGCCGGTGAGCTGGTCGAAGTCATCCCCGGCGCCGTCGCCACACAGCACTCAGGCGAAGGCAAAGCCAACCAGTATTTCCTGCGCGGTTTCAATCTGGACCATGGCACAGACTTCTCTGCCAGCGTCGATGGCGTCCCGGTCAATCTGCGCACGCATGGCCACGGTCAGGGCTATCTGGACCTCAATTTCGTGATCCCTGAAATCGTTGAACGGGTCGATTATCGCAAAGGCCCCTACTCGGCCCAGGTGGGCGACTTCTCAGCTGCCGGATCAGCCCGCTACAAGACCTATGACCGGCTGGATGACAATTTCGTTGAGCTCGGCATCGGCGAAGGCAATCTTCGGCGTCTGATTGCGGCGGCAAGCTTCGACCTCACGGACAAGACATCCCTCCTCGTCGCGGGCGAGGCGCAATCCTATGACGGCCCCTGGGTGCTCGAACAGGACGTTCAGAAGATCAACGGCCTCGCAAAGCTCACCCATGAAGGCTGGACCAACCGGTTCGAGCTTCTCGCGACCGCCTACGACACCGAATACACCTCGACCGATCAGGTCCCCCGCCGCGCAATCCAGAGCGGGCAGATCGACCGCTTCGGCTTCATCGATGAAGATCTTGGCGGCGAGACAAGCCGCTATTCCATCGCGGGGTCTGCAAGCTTCTTCCACGAAGATGGCGGCGAAACGCGCCTGGAGGCCTTTGCCGTCGACTATGATTTCTCACTCTTCTCCAACTTCACCTATTTCCTCGATGACCCGGTCAATGGCGACGAGTTCGAACAAATCGACGAGCGCACCTATTACGGCGCCACGGTCCGCCATAGTCAGCCTGTCTCCGACAAGCTCACCCTTCGCGTGGGCGGCGAGGTGCGCTTCGATGACATCTCCGACATTGGCCTCTTCAAGACCGCTGACCGCGTTCGCCTCTCCACCACGCGCCGCGACAAGGTCGAAGAGCTGAGCTTCGCCGCCTGGGCCGAAGGCGAATATGCGCTGACCGACACGCTCCGCGCCACGCTCGGCCTCCGCGCAGACTATTACGATGCCGACGTGACAGCCATCAGCCTGCCCGCCAATGGCGGCAGCGCCAATGATTCCATCCTGTCTCCCAGCGTCGCGCTCGCTTGGGAAGCAAAGCCCGGCCTCGAGCTCTACGCAAACTATGGCGAAGGCTTTCACTCCAATGATGTGCGCGGCGCGACGATCTCCATCGACCCGGCCAGCGGCGCAGCCGCAACGCCGGTCCCGATCCTGGTCAAGGCGCGCGGCAGTGAGCTTGGCGCCCGTTGGGAAACCGATCACATCAAGGCGACCCTCGCCGTCTTCCATCTGGAGCTCGACTCAGAGCTCGTCTTCGTCGGCGATGCCGGCACGACCGAAGTCAACGACTCCACCACGCGCAACGGCCTCGAAGCCAGCCTCTTCTGGACACCGGTCGACTGGCTCGTGCTGGATGCAGGCGGCGCGGTCACCGACGCAGAGTTCGACATTGGCGGGCCGGAGACCGACATTCCGGGCGCGGTCGAAAATGTGCTCTCTGCGGGCGCCCTTATCCGCCTCGACAATCTCTCGCTCAGTGCCCGCCTGCGCCATTTCGGCGAGGCCCCGCTGATCGAGGATGGCAGCGTTACATCAGAGCCGACCAGCCTCGTAAACCTCGGCGCGACCTATGACTGGAACCAGATATCCTTCGGTCTGGAAGTGCTGAACGCCTTCGACTCTCAGGACGCCGACATCACCTATTTCTTCGCCTCCCGCTTGCCGGGCGAACCAGCCGGCGGCGTCGAAGACATCCACTTCCACCCGGTGGAACCACGGCAGGTGCGCGCGTCCATTCGGTATCGGTTTTAGCGGACGCTAGACTTCAGAGGGGCGTGCGGATGAACGCCCTTCATGGCACGACGACTAACCCGTCCGCGCGCCCTGCCCGCCATCAACTGAGAGGCAGACGCCCGTGATGAACTTCGCCTCATCGCTCGCGAGGAACAGCGCGGCATGCGCCGTGTCCCAGCCGGTCCCCATATGGCCCATCGGCACGCGCGCGGCCCGCTGGGCACGCAGCTCGTCCGGCTCAACGCCGAGCCGTTCGGAGATGCCGACAATCGCCATTGGCGTATCCATCAGGCCCGGCAGGATCGCATTACAGCGCACGCCCTTCTTCGCCATCGACAGCGCTGTCGACACGGTCAGCCGGTTCATCCCCGCCTTGGAGACCTCATAGGCCAGCATGTTCGCGCCCGCGATTGAGGCGAGCGACGAGATATTTATGATCGAGCCGTTTCCGCCCGTCTCCATGATCGGCAGGCACGCCTTGGTGACCAGCATTGCGGCCTTCAGATTGACGTTCATGATCCGGTCAAAGGCCTCTTCGGTGATGTGCTTGGGCGGGCCATCGCCGCCCCCACCAATTCCGACATTATTGACCAGCACATCAATGCGCCCGAACGTCTCCAGCGCGACATTTGCGATGTTTTGCGCGTCATCCGGCTTCGACACATCTGCCGCGAGCGCCAGCGCATCACCGCCCTCCTCGCGCACCGCCCCCACCGTCGCCTCGGCCCGCTCAAGATCGCGGTCGACGCAGATGACGCTCGCCCCGGCGCGCGCAAATAACAGTGCCATCGCCTTGCCATTGCCGACCGTCGGCCCCGGCGTCTGCCCGGCCCCGCAGACAATCGCGACCTTGTCTTTCAGGCGCCCCGAAACGTCGATATCGCTCATTTTGCGAGGTCTGGATCAAGCGTCAGATCATCATCGAGCTGAATACCGAACGAGTTCAGCATCATCGACACCTGCGTGTACTGGCCGACCGTCATGACGAGATCCATCTTCTGCTTCTCGCTAAGCTCTGACAGCCGCGCCCAGGTCGCATCCGTGATAAATGCATCGGAGGTCAGCTCATCGGTCGCCTGCAGCATGGCCGCGTCGAGCGCGCTCCAGCCATCCGCCTCCGGCCCGGCCTTGATCCGCTCGATCTCTTCATCGGTCAGGCCGCACTGCTTGCCGATGCGCACATGTTGGGCCCACTCATAGCCGGACTTCCAGTTGAAGCCTGCCCGCAAGATCACAAGCTCACGGTCACGCGGGCTGAGGTCATTATAGTCCGACAGGATATAGCCGCCCCAGCGCATGAAGCCCTTATAGGCCTTCGGCGACTTGGACAGCGTGCGGAAGATGTTGAACACCTTGCCCGTCTTGAACCGCTCACCCAGTATCTCGCGCTGGTCGGCGTCCATCTCCTCATCTTTCAGCGGGGCAATCCGTGGCTGTTTCAATCTCATCTGGTCGTCCTCCAAAACGTCGTCGCTGCCTGTCGGACAATCGCCCCGGCAGCCTGGTTGTGACGCCATAGAGGCCCAATCGCAGGCGGCTTGCAAGGCCGATCCGGAAACCTGCCTATGGTCATTCGCCGCGCGCACGCCTACATCGGCCCTAGACGGTAAACGCCAGACGGGATGAGACGGCGATGACAGACCTTTCAGTGAACCTCAACGTGGTCGCACTCCTGCGCAACCGGCGCGATCTCCCCTGGCCGAGCGTCACCGGTCTCGGCCGTATCGCACTGAAAGCTGGCGCGGCGGGCCTCACCGTTCACCCGCGCCCCGATGAGCGCCACACCCGTTTCTCAGACCTGCCAGACCTGAAAGCCCTGATCGAGACCGAATTCCCGGACCGCGAATTCAACATTGAGGGCAACCCGACCGAGGACTTCATGTCCATGGTCGAGGCCATCAAACCGCACCAGATCACTCTCGTCCCGGATGACCCGTCCCAGGCGACCTCCGATCATGGCTATGACTTCATCCGCGATGGAGAGTTGCTCAAGACGATCATCACCCGATTGAAGAAGACCGGCGCGCGCCTCTCGGTCTTTTCAGACGCAGACCCGTCCCAGATGGACGCCGCCGCCGCCACAGGCCTCGACCGGATCGAGCTCTACACCGGCCCCTATGGCGCTGCCCATGACGACCCTGCGGCCGCCACGCGCGAACTCGAAAAGCTCGCCGCCACGGCAGAAGCTGCCCACGCCCTCGGCCTCGGCATCAATGCCGGCCATGACCTCACGGTCGAAAACCTCAAACCCCTCATCGCCCGCATCCCCACCATCGCCGAAGTCTCCATCGGCCACGGCCTCGCTGCCGACGCGCTGATCCATGGCATGGCCGAAAGCGTCCGGCGGTTCAGAGCAGCTTGTGGAGCGGCGTAAGCCACTCCCTCAACCGGTAGCCCCGCATGGTGAGCGAAGTCGAACCACAGGGGCGGGACCAGGCAAATTAGTACTCAGCCAATCAAGAACCTACGTCGTCATCGTTCGCGTGATCGCGAAGAGAGTTTTCAGTAGATGCAGCCTTATCCCGGCTTCTTCCTTTTCCACTTTTCGTCAAACGCCAAGCTGCATACCCAACGAGCACAGCCAATGGCAGAAACCAGTCATGGCCATCAGGATAGGCTTTCTTGTCGGCATCATAGGACGTCCAGATAACTAGAAATGGCGTGCCAACAATCACGACAAGCTCAATGCAAACCTCAATGATGGTCAGCAGGGTTGAACCCTCAACGCTGGCTGGACCGAATTTGCCGAAAAACACCCATGCGCTCCCAGCGGACAATAGTCCGGTGAACACGATAGAGATGATGAATATAGCGGCCATTTAGTTTTCGCGTTCGTTCAAGTGCGTGGCCCGCAAAAAGAAACTCGTTTGTCCGGCTTTCCACTGTCAGCAGTCAACGCAGCTCCCCCGCTCCACCCTCACGACGACTGGTCCGATTTGAAAACTTCCTTCCAGGGCAGTTTCGCATTCATCGTTCCCTCCAGATCGTCAGGATGTCTGGCGACCCAGACAGCAAGAATGATCTGGAAGATAATCGCCATCAGAAAGACCAGCCCGACAAACATCACAAGTCCCCATACCCCTCCAACAAGGACAGCGACAAATCCAACGTTCCAGACCGACCCAACCAGGAAGCTAATGAAGCTCTTAAAGAGGACATCCAGGCGCAAAAGAACCATCATTGCGCCTTTGAGGGGACTAACGGGCGGGTTCATTCCGGCTAACCTGTCGTTTAGTGCAGTAATCATTGATCTGGCAGGTTGCCCCCATCTCCGCAAGGGCGGCGTAAGCCACTCAAACTCCAGCCCCCGCATGGTGAGCGATGTCGAACCACAGGGGCGGGCAGCCGGTCCCGCCCTACTCCGCACTCACCAGAGACGAGACCCGCCGCCCGTGCACACGCTTCAAGCTCATACCGAGGAACGCAGCCGATAGCGCAGCCAGTCCAGCGCTTGTGAGCCAGACATACGGGTTGCCATAATATCCCGCATAAAGCGCCAGATGCACCACAACCGCGACGGCCAGCCCTACGCCCAGCAGCAGGCGCATGCGCCGCCCGGTCACAATCGCATCCGCCCACACAAGAGCCACACCGGCCAGCCCAAGCGTGCCCAGCCAGTAGACCGCCGTCAGCATGCCACTTCCGATGCCGAGCACGCCCAGTACCAGCGTTACCGCCAGAAGCGCTGGCGCGCCCCAGATCAGCGATGCCCAGGCCGCTGACAGGCGCGGCATTTCGCGGCCCGCTTCTGCCCGTTTCAGGAAATAGATATTCAGCCCAGCCGCAATCGTCATGCAGAGCGAAATGCCGAACACGCCATAGGCGAGCTTCATGGCGAGGCCGCCAAAATCACCGAAATGCAACCGATAGGTCGACATGGCGATCTGCTGGCCGAGCTCTCCATCGGCAAAGCCAGCATGACCCGTATAATTGCCGTCTGCATCGAACTCATACATTTCGCCATAGGTCAGCCGGTCATGATGCTCGCCATAAATGCTGACATGCTGGCCTGCCGTCTCCGGATCATGCACGATCACCATGAAGGGGTCTGCCTCCGGCGCCATCTCCCGAAGGGTCGTGAGCGCCGCGCCGACATTGGCAAGCTCAGCTGGCGTCTCATCGGCCGCCGGCTCATCCCCGAAGATCGATTGCGAAAGCGCGCGTGGATCGCCGTCAAAACTCGTCTGCGCCAGCACAAGTGCGACGACGGTGAAGAGGCCGATCATCGCCCCCGTCAGTGCGACCGCCAAGGTGAAGGGCGACGTCCAGACACTGAGGCGGTTGTGCAGATCTGCCTGAACCAGCCGCGCCTGTCCCTTCCGCCGAAAGCGGAAAGCGTCGCGGAACACACGCGGATGCGCCAGAAACCCGGAGATCACCATTGCGACCAGCATCACGCCGAGAATGGCCACCACGATCATGCCGAAGCTGGTCGGGAGGCTCAGATAGTAATGCAGATGGATGAGAAAGTCGTTCCACGGCGTCTCATACTCGCCCGTCAACTCACCGTTCGTATCGGCCGTTTCGAGGCCGTCATCGCCGCCAACGACAAATCGCGGCCAGTTCTGGCGCGGCATGTAGAGATAGAGATGTGACGTGCCCGGCTGCTGCGCGATGACGCTCTCAGCCGTTGTCTGCGCGAGCTGCGGCGAGACCGTCTCAACCGCCCCGGCGACCGGCTTCTCCCACCAGCCAAGCTCATCCTCGAAGACGGCCACTGTCCCGCTGAGGCAGACGATGAATAGCGCGGCGCTGATCACAAGCCCCATCACCGAATGCGCGGACAACGACCGGTCGACCCGTGCCTTGCTGGACTTTGGCCAGATTGAAGATGCCATCGAGATTGCCTCTTAGATAAATGCCGAGAGCGCTGCAGCCACGAGCGCCAGTGCGGCATAGACTGCCCGGCGCCAGCCGCGCGGCTCGATCAGCAACAGAACTGAAATCACAGCCCATAGAAGGACCGCCGCGATAATCGCAATTGCCCCGGCTGTGGCCGGGCTGCCGTCAGCCGGACGGAGCAGCTTGAACAGGCCCGCCGATGCAAGGAGGGCGATGATCCCCGCGACCGGGCCGGTAATCATGAATGTGCAAAGGCCCGACAGCCCGGCCATCACTGGATGGCCTCCCGCCATCGGCCTACGCGGCGCGCGCCCGCGCGAACGCGCCGCTGGAACCGGCGCCGCGATCCCGGCAAACATCGGCACCGCGAACAGTGCCGTGGCGCCTGCCATGATGACCACGCTAACCTGCGCCACACCGCGATCGCCATTCGCGACGAGCGCCACCAGGACGGCGCCCATCAGCAAAGCCCATCCCGCCGACAGCATCAGCGCATGTCCCGGGCGTTTCCAGGCGAGATAAAGCGCACCAAGCCCCCCGAGACCGAGGGCGCCCGCCATCGACAGCATGATCCAGTCAGACATCGTCATCGTGCGCCGCCCCTACTGATCAGAATTTGTAACGAAGGTTTGCCACGACGGTGCGCCGCAGGCCGGGGAAGCAATCGCCGCGCGTCAGACAGCCGGTGAGGTATTCCTCATCAGTGACGTTGCGGGCGTTCAAAGCGAGGTCCCAATGATCCCACTCATATCCGACCATCAAATCCGCCAGCGTATAGTCCGGCGTCGTATAAGAGAGCGTCCCATTCTCCGACACGGTCTCGCCGACATAGCGGACGCCGACGCCGGCCTTGAAGCCTTCCAGCGCGCCACTTGGCCGCCAGGTCGTCCAGAAGGACGCTTGCGTCTCAGGGATAGCGGCCAGTTGGAAGCCGTTCGGGTCGTCCGCATCAACGGTTGAGGCAGCCGCCTGCAGGTAGATGTCGTCAAACTGCAGCCGCGCTTCGGCTTCGAAGCCTTTCAGCGTCGCAACGCCCTGCTGCTGCGCCGCCGTGCCCGGCAGCGAGTTGGGGTTCGGCAGATTCGAAATCTCGATGTCGTAATAGGCAACCGTGACGAGGCCTGGCAGGCCACGCGGTTCATATTTCACACCGGCTTCGTACTGGCGCGCCTCCTGCGGATCGAGCTGGTTGCCTTGATTATCCGTGCCGACCACCGTCTCGAAGCTTTCCGAATAGCTCGCATAGGGCGCGAACCCATTATCGAAGCGGTAGAGGACGCCAAAGCTGGTCGAGATGGCGTCATCGTCCTGCGTGACGGCACCGGCCTCGTTCTCCACGCTGTCGGCGCGCACGCCGATGGTGAACCGCCATTTGTCGAGCGAGATCTGGTCGGAGACGTAAAGCCCGAGATCCTTGACCTTATTCGTCGGCGTATCGGTCAGTAGCGCGTCGAACACGCTCTGGTCAGGATAGTTACCATAGACCGGGTTCTTCAGGTCCAGCACATAGCGGAAATCGCCCGCCAGTGCGCCGCCGCCATAGAGATTGGCCGTGTCGCTGTCGGTCTCGACATCCTGATACTGCACCCCGGCGAGGAGGTCGTGCTCCAGCGCGCCAGTGGTGAAGCCGCCGCGCAAGCGAATGTCGCCGGCCAGCTGATCGAACGTATTGTCGCCCTGATAGAAGCTGCGCGGTACGGTGGTGTCGGTAAAGGTCAGGCCTTGCGCCGCAGCTGCTGCAGCGAGCGCTGGCTGGGCCGCAAGGATATCATTGAGATAGCGGCTCTGGCCTGCGCCCGTGAAGGTCGCCCAGGCCTGGTGATAGTCCGCCTCGCCGGAGCGCCAGAGCGCCGTGCCCTCGACCATCCAGTTATCATTGATGCGGTGCTCACCCAGCAGGGTCACCTGCTGACTCTCGGTATTGTAGCGATTAAAGCCCGGCTCACCGACATAGACATCCGTGTCGAGATACGTGCCATCCTTGAGCGGAAAGAGCGTGCCTTCAACCGGGATGAACTGCGCAGCCGCGTCGCTATCGGTGTCCTGCACGAGGCCGATCAGCGTAAACTTCGTGTCCGGCGTCGCCTGCCATGACAGAGACGGCATGAAGACCGTGGTTTGCTCGTCCACCTGATCGATCTGCGTGCCTGTATCGCGGTAGAGCCCGACCAGACGGAAGGCGAACGGGCTGTCGTCCCCACCAATCGGGCCGGTCACATCGCCAGCGATCTGGTAGCGATCAAAATTGCCGACTTCGGCCACAAGCTCGCCGCCAAACGTCTCGCGCGGCGTCTTCGACACATAGTTGACGATGCCGCCCGGAGAGCCCTGCCCGTAAAGCACAGAGGCCGGACCTTTCAGCACCTCGATCTGCTCGATCGTATAGGTGTCGGCGCGGGTCGAATTATAGCTGCCGAACAGCTCCTGAATGGAATCGCGATAGCGCGGCAACTCAAGCCCACGCGATTGCGGGAAATCCCCGCGCGTGGAAAAGCCATAGGGCTCTGCCGTCACGCCAGACACATAGGCCAGCGCCGAGGCAAGGTTCAGCGCGCCCTTGTCGATGAACATGTCATCGGTCTCGACAGACAGCGACCGCGCCGTTTCGACAATCGGCGTGCTCGTCTTCGTCGCCCCGAAGGGTGTGGAGCCAGTGACGATCACCGTCTCCTGACGCGTCTCTGCGTCCTCCCCCTGTGTGGGCGCCGACTGGGCACTCGCCTGCTGCGCAAAGGTAAGCGCTGCAAGGCTGACGGAAACGGACAAAAACGCGATGGATCGGGAGGAAGACATACGGAACTCTTACTTGAGAATGATTTTCATTAAAGACGCACCTACGCGCGTCAAAATTGCGAGTCAATCGCATTCTCAATAAAATGTCATGTCAGGTTTGTGGAGCTGTCGGCGAGTTCGTTGGCAGGCATTGATCCGAGCCTCCGCCCCGCCAGAGCGATCCCGTAGTCCCTACTTGTCGCTACGCCGTTCAATTGCAACGACCACAACGACCGCGGCGATGACGCCGCAAAAAATTGCTACCAGCACAGATGCCACTGTCTCAACGGGGGTTGAGATCGCGAAATCAAGCCTGGAGCTTGCGGAGCAATCCTTGAGCCGCTGGTCCAGCATGATCTCGCAGGTCAAATCTGAAAAGAAAATGTCGTATGCGAATCTCCCAAACGACACCGCGAGCGCGACGGCGAGG contains:
- a CDS encoding PepSY-associated TM helix domain-containing protein, which gives rise to MASSIWPKSSKARVDRSLSAHSVMGLVISAALFIVCLSGTVAVFEDELGWWEKPVAGAVETVSPQLAQTTAESVIAQQPGTSHLYLYMPRQNWPRFVVGGDDGLETADTNGELTGEYETPWNDFLIHLHYYLSLPTSFGMIVVAILGVMLVAMVISGFLAHPRVFRDAFRFRRKGQARLVQADLHNRLSVWTSPFTLAVALTGAMIGLFTVVALVLAQTSFDGDPRALSQSIFGDEPAADETPAELANVGAALTTLREMAPEADPFMVIVHDPETAGQHVSIYGEHHDRLTYGEMYEFDADGNYTGHAGFADGELGQQIAMSTYRLHFGDFGGLAMKLAYGVFGISLCMTIAAGLNIYFLKRAEAGREMPRLSAAWASLIWGAPALLAVTLVLGVLGIGSGMLTAVYWLGTLGLAGVALVWADAIVTGRRMRLLLGVGLAVAVVVHLALYAGYYGNPYVWLTSAGLAALSAAFLGMSLKRVHGRRVSSLVSAE
- a CDS encoding pyridoxine 5'-phosphate synthase; protein product: MTDLSVNLNVVALLRNRRDLPWPSVTGLGRIALKAGAAGLTVHPRPDERHTRFSDLPDLKALIETEFPDREFNIEGNPTEDFMSMVEAIKPHQITLVPDDPSQATSDHGYDFIRDGELLKTIITRLKKTGARLSVFSDADPSQMDAAAATGLDRIELYTGPYGAAHDDPAAATRELEKLAATAEAAHALGLGINAGHDLTVENLKPLIARIPTIAEVSIGHGLAADALIHGMAESVRRFRAACGAA
- a CDS encoding TonB-dependent siderophore receptor, coding for MSSSRSIAFLSVSVSLAALTFAQQASAQSAPTQGEDAETRQETVIVTGSTPFGATKTSTPIVETARSLSVETDDMFIDKGALNLASALAYVSGVTAEPYGFSTRGDFPQSRGLELPRYRDSIQELFGSYNSTRADTYTIEQIEVLKGPASVLYGQGSPGGIVNYVSKTPRETFGGELVAEVGNFDRYQIAGDVTGPIGGDDSPFAFRLVGLYRDTGTQIDQVDEQTTVFMPSLSWQATPDTKFTLIGLVQDTDSDAAAQFIPVEGTLFPLKDGTYLDTDVYVGEPGFNRYNTESQQVTLLGEHRINDNWMVEGTALWRSGEADYHQAWATFTGAGQSRYLNDILAAQPALAAAAAAQGLTFTDTTVPRSFYQGDNTFDQLAGDIRLRGGFTTGALEHDLLAGVQYQDVETDSDTANLYGGGALAGDFRYVLDLKNPVYGNYPDQSVFDALLTDTPTNKVKDLGLYVSDQISLDKWRFTIGVRADSVENEAGAVTQDDDAISTSFGVLYRFDNGFAPYASYSESFETVVGTDNQGNQLDPQEARQYEAGVKYEPRGLPGLVTVAYYDIEISNLPNPNSLPGTAAQQQGVATLKGFEAEARLQFDDIYLQAAASTVDADDPNGFQLAAIPETQASFWTTWRPSGALEGFKAGVGVRYVGETVSENGTLSYTTPDYTLADLMVGYEWDHWDLALNARNVTDEEYLTGCLTRGDCFPGLRRTVVANLRYKF
- a CDS encoding carboxymuconolactone decarboxylase family protein; the protein is MRLKQPRIAPLKDEEMDADQREILGERFKTGKVFNIFRTLSKSPKAYKGFMRWGGYILSDYNDLSPRDRELVILRAGFNWKSGYEWAQHVRIGKQCGLTDEEIERIKAGPEADGWSALDAAMLQATDELTSDAFITDATWARLSELSEKQKMDLVMTVGQYTQVSMMLNSFGIQLDDDLTLDPDLAK
- a CDS encoding TonB-dependent receptor, which codes for MRVCLLLAAGLAALPAYAHDEEIERKLDSVTVHGRGLELIGEAKAASEGVVGYDDFKDRPMSRAGELVEVIPGAVATQHSGEGKANQYFLRGFNLDHGTDFSASVDGVPVNLRTHGHGQGYLDLNFVIPEIVERVDYRKGPYSAQVGDFSAAGSARYKTYDRLDDNFVELGIGEGNLRRLIAAASFDLTDKTSLLVAGEAQSYDGPWVLEQDVQKINGLAKLTHEGWTNRFELLATAYDTEYTSTDQVPRRAIQSGQIDRFGFIDEDLGGETSRYSIAGSASFFHEDGGETRLEAFAVDYDFSLFSNFTYFLDDPVNGDEFEQIDERTYYGATVRHSQPVSDKLTLRVGGEVRFDDISDIGLFKTADRVRLSTTRRDKVEELSFAAWAEGEYALTDTLRATLGLRADYYDADVTAISLPANGGSANDSILSPSVALAWEAKPGLELYANYGEGFHSNDVRGATISIDPASGAAATPVPILVKARGSELGARWETDHIKATLAVFHLELDSELVFVGDAGTTEVNDSTTRNGLEASLFWTPVDWLVLDAGGAVTDAEFDIGGPETDIPGAVENVLSAGALIRLDNLSLSARLRHFGEAPLIEDGSVTSEPTSLVNLGATYDWNQISFGLEVLNAFDSQDADITYFFASRLPGEPAGGVEDIHFHPVEPRQVRASIRYRF
- a CDS encoding SDR family NAD(P)-dependent oxidoreductase, which encodes MSDIDVSGRLKDKVAIVCGAGQTPGPTVGNGKAMALLFARAGASVICVDRDLERAEATVGAVREEGGDALALAADVSKPDDAQNIANVALETFGRIDVLVNNVGIGGGGDGPPKHITEEAFDRIMNVNLKAAMLVTKACLPIMETGGNGSIINISSLASIAGANMLAYEVSKAGMNRLTVSTALSMAKKGVRCNAILPGLMDTPMAIVGISERLGVEPDELRAQRAARVPMGHMGTGWDTAHAALFLASDEAKFITGVCLSVDGGQGARTG